The following are from one region of the Cystobacter ferrugineus genome:
- a CDS encoding GGDEF domain-containing protein yields MNSAELLAAMTRTVEQLAAYNDIAKALTSTLELREVLNLMMEKVRSLLRPRNWSLLLQDERTGKLYFEIAVGEGAEVLKGLQLAPGEGIAGTAFATGTARLVEDVSHDPAFASRFDAASTFRTRSLVAVPLIARGQVLGVIELVNGVTDRPFTQEDLMALTAIADFAAIAIENARNFRRVQELTIKDEHTGVYNARHLRAQLEHEVRRSQRFHHPVSLIFLDLDRFKSINDAHGHLVGSAVLREVGELLMSCCRQLDYVFRYGGDEFALLLVETSTDGAVTTATRIRDAFRKQVFQQAAELELRVTASLGVATYPEHALSAVDLVRAADFAMYAAKARGRDDICVAVPQGERPHGPESMLGKK; encoded by the coding sequence ATGAACTCCGCGGAACTCCTCGCGGCCATGACGCGTACGGTGGAGCAACTGGCCGCCTACAACGACATCGCCAAGGCGCTCACCTCGACGCTCGAGCTGCGCGAGGTGCTCAACCTGATGATGGAGAAGGTCCGCAGCCTGTTGCGTCCGCGCAACTGGTCCCTGCTCCTGCAGGACGAGCGCACGGGCAAGCTCTACTTCGAGATCGCCGTGGGCGAGGGCGCCGAGGTGCTCAAGGGCCTGCAGCTCGCGCCGGGCGAGGGCATCGCCGGCACGGCGTTCGCCACGGGCACGGCCCGGCTGGTGGAGGACGTGTCCCATGACCCGGCCTTCGCCTCGCGCTTCGACGCCGCGTCCACCTTCCGCACCCGCTCCCTCGTGGCCGTGCCGCTCATCGCGCGCGGCCAGGTGCTCGGCGTCATCGAGCTGGTCAACGGCGTCACCGATCGGCCCTTCACCCAGGAAGACTTGATGGCGCTCACCGCGATTGCCGACTTCGCGGCCATCGCCATCGAGAACGCGCGCAACTTCCGCCGGGTGCAGGAGCTCACCATCAAGGACGAGCACACGGGCGTCTACAACGCCCGGCACCTGCGCGCCCAGCTCGAGCACGAGGTGCGGCGCTCCCAGCGCTTCCACCACCCGGTGTCCCTCATCTTCCTGGATCTGGACCGCTTCAAGTCCATCAACGACGCCCACGGCCACCTGGTGGGCAGCGCCGTGCTACGCGAGGTGGGCGAGCTGCTCATGTCGTGCTGCCGGCAGCTCGACTACGTCTTCCGCTATGGCGGCGACGAGTTCGCCCTGCTGCTGGTGGAGACGAGCACGGATGGGGCGGTGACGACCGCCACGCGCATCCGCGATGCCTTCCGCAAGCAAGTCTTCCAGCAGGCGGCGGAGCTGGAGCTCCGGGTGACGGCGAGTCTCGGGGTGGCCACCTACCCGGAGCACGCCCTGTCCGCGGTGGACCTCGTGCGGGCGGCGGACTTCGCCATGTACGCCGCCAAGGCCCGGGGCCGCGATGACATCTGCGTCGCCGTGCCCCAGGGGGAGCGGCCCCACGGGCCGGAGTCCATGCTGGGCAAGAAATGA